In one window of Nitrospirota bacterium DNA:
- a CDS encoding energy-coupling factor ABC transporter permease, whose protein sequence is MKVQSLKLKSKNYGLIFSTVFLLVTCHLSLVTNVYAMHISEGILPFNWAALWFAVAIPFVAFGLYRLKKLSNADISFKPLVGLMAAIVFVISCMPIPVPTAGTCSHPAGTGISGILVGPTISILVTAVALLIQALFLAHGGLSTWGADIMSMGVAGSFAGYLTFRGLRALKANLWIAGFMAGILADWATYTTTSIELASGIR, encoded by the coding sequence ATGAAAGTTCAAAGTTTAAAGTTAAAATCTAAAAATTATGGACTAATTTTTTCAACAGTTTTTTTACTTGTCACTTGTCACTTATCACTTGTCACCAATGTCTATGCCATGCACATCTCTGAGGGTATTCTGCCGTTTAACTGGGCGGCTTTATGGTTTGCCGTTGCAATACCATTTGTAGCATTCGGTTTGTATAGACTGAAGAAACTGTCAAATGCTGACATTTCCTTCAAACCTCTTGTCGGACTCATGGCTGCGATAGTGTTTGTAATATCCTGCATGCCAATTCCTGTGCCGACCGCAGGCACCTGCTCACATCCAGCAGGAACTGGAATATCCGGGATACTCGTTGGACCTACAATAAGCATACTTGTTACTGCAGTAGCGCTGCTCATTCAGGCGCTTTTTCTTGCTCACGGCGGATTAAGCACATGGGGAGCGGATATAATGTCAATGGGCGTGGCAGGATCGTTTGCAGGATACCTGACATTCAGGGGATTGAGGGCGTTAAAGGCTAATCTTTGGATTGCAGGTTTTATGGCAGGTATTCTTGCAGACTGGGCAACATACACCACTACATCCATTGAACTTGCGTCAGGCATACG